A genomic segment from Brachionichthys hirsutus isolate HB-005 unplaced genomic scaffold, CSIRO-AGI_Bhir_v1 contig_851, whole genome shotgun sequence encodes:
- the LOC137912952 gene encoding angiopoietin-like protein 8: MIRGLCLLFLAGGLRAVHAGPVWKPLKIEDKFSTQEEINLLIFGVLQFSESLNHIYETTEAKLAKIRQAVKNHEATLQNLERETEQAAEVEKQMKEVIQLLQEHLTEQWAQTKTMKDQMAILEQEDEELKMKMERLEMYLNNSVPTSVKELQERAQEHSDVLKGLQHLVQFHKENIETQSNQLTKLQNMSEGVA, encoded by the exons ATGATCCGGGGgctctgtctgctttttttgGCCGGAGGATTGAGAGCGGTCCACGCAGGTCCGGTCTGGAAGCCGCTCAAGATAGAAGACAAGTTTTCAACACAGGAAGAAATAAACCTGCTCATATTTGGGGTCTTACAGTTCAGCGAATCCCTGAACCATATTTATGAAACCACAGAGGCTAAGTTAGCTAAAATCAGACAGGCTGTGAAGAATCACGAGGCAACTCTGCAAAATCTGGAGCGGGAGACGGAGCAGGCTGCAGAAGTGGAGAAACAGATGAAAGAAGTTatacagctgctgcag GAACACTTGACTGAGCAATGGgctcaaacaaagacaatgAAAGACCAGATGGCTATTCTGgaacaggaggatgaggagctgaagatgaaaatggagaGGTTGGAAATGTATCTCAACAACTCCGTACCCACTAGCGTaaaagagctgcag GAGCGAGCCCAGGAGCACTCGGATGTCCTGAAGGGTTTGCAGCATTTGGTCCAGTTCcataaagaaaatattgaaaCTCAGAGCAATCAACTCACCAAACTGCAGAATATG AGTGAAGGTGTGGCATAG